In Bacillus pumilus, the sequence TTTGACCATGTAGTAGTGGTGAAGAATTACGTGTTCTTAGAGGATACAAGTCTATTTCAATACACAGAAAGCCGTCACCGATTAGACCGCTTCAGATTCGTCGATTTTGCAAGAAGAGAAAAAATGGACAGAGCATAAGCTCTGTCTATTTCAGGTTTTGGGGGAGCAAGGGGATAAAAAACGACAAGAGCAAAATCTCAGGAGGAAAAATGATTAGACTGAATAGACCACTAAAATTACGGGATTTAGAAATTTTTAGCGTGATGAAAGATCACATGATTTTATGTTACGTCATCATTGAAGATACGAGAAAACCATTTACGGAAGAAGACAGAAAACTAGATCCATTATGTTATATGGATGAAGAAGATATTCAAGCGATTTTGAATGTGTTTCATATTTCAATTATTAGTGATGAAACATTGAATGAAGAGGATTTAACTCTTGTCCAATCGTACTTTGCTGATTTTGTGAATAAAACGAACTTAACGAATTTTATTACGAGAGAATATGTTCTAAAGGATTTATATGATGTCGATGATGAAGATGACACCACTTTCTTTAATAGAATGTTACGTCATATAGGATCAGATGATGTGAAAGAATTTGACGATAGAAATTGGATTTATTTATCTCAAGATTGATGTGGAAATGAAAAAAGGACAAAGCCTATGCTCTATTTCAGCGTGTAGATAACCCCTCGCATTCTGTGTCAGCCCTGCTTTCCGGTGCTCACGAAGTAGACTTCAAGGGTTTTCAAAACACGCTGAAAAGAAGACAAAGGGCTAAAATCATTTTAGCCCTTTGTCAATAATATGAGGACAGAGCATAGGCTCTGTCCATTTCTTTTAGGATGATATATTTTTTCTTGTTCGCTTGCGCTGATAGTAATAAAGGATACCGCCTGAGGCGAGCATGAGCAAGCCAATCAATACAGCCGTATACATCATCGTTGCCGTATTCGGCAAAGTGCCGCCTGGTAGCCCGGTTCCATCTTGGCTTGGATCCGTTCCGCCTGGTGCCGATGTTCCGCCGTCTTCACCGGTTTGATCTGGGGCAGTTCCAGCTGCTTCACTTTGATTGAGCACTGTGTATTCACTAAAGTGTTTTGTTTCACCTGTTACGATCCCGTTTTCGAACGAACCGTTATTTGTTTTAGTGTAACGATTTTTCTCACGATCCACATAATAAACACCAGGTTTCTCCGCCTTTTGAGGCTCGTCTAATGTAAAGGAAAGTGTGACAGGATCTTTAAAGGTAGAAACTTTTTTCTGATCTTGTTTGATTTGGAAATCATACGATTCGGTTAATGCGTTTTTCACCTTATCTGTTTTCGCCATTCGTATATCTGCACTTTTATCTGACAAATTGGAAAGCGGTAATTTTAGTCCGACTTTGTCATGATAGATGGTGACGTTTGGATCTTGCTCTCTTTTCTTCAGCTCGGCTACTTGTGCTTTTGAAAGGGACAATTGAACGTTTTTCGCTTCGGTTGCTTTGTCTAGATAGAGCAATGCTTTGTTTGTATGCTGCACATACGTTTGGAATTTCTCATTATCTTGAATGTCATAAGCACCTTTTCCTGTCATGCGAGGAAGGAACACTTCTTTCACTCGATGATCGATGACAGGAGAAATTTGACCGTCTGCCTTTTCAATTTGCTCTTTGAAGATTTCATAGTCAACATAGCCTAAATCTTCGCCGTGAGAAGCTTCTGTAAAGACACTGTAGCCGTCGCCGCCTGTACCGACAAATGCATTTGTGGCTACGCGGTATGTTTTCTCATCATTAAGGTCCGTCAGTTGACCTTTTTGATCTTTCAGTTTCACATCAATCAATCTGCTGCCAGCTGGTTTACTCAGTGTAAACGTATATTCAATGCCAGCTACATGAGGGAATGCGCCTCCGCCTTCCTCGATGCCTGACAGCCCTTGTTCGAGCGCTTTTTTAATTTGACTGCCTTTTAAATCTGCGACATAAAGTGTGTTTCCGAAAGGCATCACCGCTAAAATATCACCTAATGTGATATCACCTTTTTCGATGCTTCCTCGAATCCCGCCGCCGTTTGTGAGTGCAAGGTCAGCACCGGCAGATTCTTGCGCTTTCTGCAGCATGCCGTCAGCAATAAAGTTTCCAAGATTCGTTTCCTTTGCACGAACGTGCTCACGCTGCCCGTCTAAAAGGACAGCGGTCGTCCCGACTTTTTCCGTTTTTATATCTTGAATATCTGCCTTGTATTGATCAAGAATCGCTTTTGCATCCGCATCTTCTTTGACAGAGTCATCGATGGGGATCAGGTCAAAAGAAGATTCTTTTGGCTGTACAACTCCTTTTTTGTCAAAGGCCATGTCTACTTTCCCTAGAAATTGTCCGTAGTCTTTCACTTGAGCGACGATCGTAGGTTCTTTTTTATTGACGACCTTTAATTTTTCAACAAGGGTGTGTGTGTGACCGCCAATGATTAAATCAATGCCGTCTACTTTTTGAGCAAGCTCAAGATCACGGTTATAGCCGAGGTGTGTTAAAGCAATGATTTTATTGATTTTTTCTTCTGTTTGAATGGTGTTGACGGTTTCTTTTGCTTTCTTGTATGCATCTTTAAATTGAATGTTTGGACCACTGCTGGATGTAATGGCCGTGTCTTCAGTGGTTAAGCCAAATACAGCCACCTTTTCGCCGTTTACATCAAGCAGGATGTACGGGTAAATCCCGGCTTCTTTTTTCTCACCAGCTTTAAACGTGGCTGGTTTTTTTACTAGGTCTCTTAACTGTTTTTCCTTAGAAACATCAACGTTTGATGACACAATTGGGAAGTGAGGCTTTTCAAATTGATGACGGTTGTTAGCATCTACGTCTGATGCATCTCCTGTCAGGAATTGACGAAGGACAGTTGGGCCTTTGTCAAATTCATGATTCCCAAACGTCATGGCATCGTATTTCATCAAGTTCATCAGCTTCAGATCGGCAAGTCCTTGCCATTTTGTGAAGTATAGGTCACCAGAGAACACATCACCAGCGTCTAATAAAATATTGTTCTCACTTTGAGCACGAACTTCTTTGATCTTTGTCGCACGTCTTGCAGCATCGTCTAGGTGTGCATGTGTATCGTTCGTATGCATCACCGTTAAATTCCAGTTGTCTGAGGCAGGCGGTTCTGTTGTGCCGTCCTCTTTGAAGGCTAGCTTGTATACGCCAAGGCCATCTGTGCTTGCGTTGCGAACAAAGTCTACGCTGTTTGATTTCTCTGCAAAAGGCTTTGCCAGAAGAGAAGACTCAAACGTTAAAGTAGCGCCTTTGACTGGTGCAATGGACCAGTTTTGATCCGCAGTTGGGTTAATGTTTTTTTGCTCGATAATATAATCCATCAGCACTTGACGGTTCTCATCCGCTGAGGCAAGCACGACTTTATCTTGCGTGAGGTGCGGGAAGCTTCCACCGCCCGAAGCACGGTAGTTGTTCGTTACGACTAAAAATTCTTGATTGTCAGAGACAGGCTTTCCATTGTAAGACAGATTTTTGATACGGTGCGCATTGGCATTTACTAGTGTGCCTGTTGTGCTATATTTAGCAGGCTGAGACACATCGACTTGGTACGTCACACCATCGATCACATCAAAGTTATATGAGCGGTATTCTTCGTTTAAAATAGGCTGTTCTTTTGAATCGTTTGGTTTGATTTGGTTAAATTGCCCAGCAGACATCTCTAACCAGTCTTTCACTTCACTGCCTTTGAGTTTCACAATCTGTACGGTGTTATCGTAAAGGTAGAGATCGCCGATATTCTTAATCGCTAAATCTCCTTTTGCGATATTTGTATAATAATTTACGCCATTTCGGCCGCCGGCCTTAAATGGTGCACCCGCAGATAAAATCGGTAAATTTTTATACGCCGTGTCCTTCATTTTTTCTTGTGCATACCATTTTTGTGCATCTGTCACAATTTGAATAGACGGGTCATCCACCACTTGAGCAAAAAAGCTATTAATGTCTGCTTCTGTTTTACCAACAGGTTTTCTGACATAATCAAGTGTGTTTTGATGTGTCGTTTGAATGGCATCTTTCACTGTACTGTTTTGAGATGACACCCCAGCAACAGCTTCAATTTTTCCTGTTCCGTCTGTGACCTTCCAGCTGCTGCCGTCAGGCTCTAGTGTCAAATCAATAACTCCGAGGTAGCTTCCCCAGTTTTTTGACATGACGACTGGAATGCCGTTGATGGTTCCTTTTGAGACATCGAATTTGTCTACGCCGCTATATTCAGAGCTTGGGAATGTGCCGTGCTGATGACCAGACACAATCGCATCGATACCCTTCGTTTTAGTGGCAAGGTCAAAGATCATATTTTCTGACCCTTTAGGCGAAGCGGTTTTTTCAATTCCTGTATGGGCAAGAGCGACGATGACATCTGCGCCTTTCGCCTTCATTTCAGGAATGGTTTCATTGGCAGATTCGACGATATCCTGCACTTGAACTTGTCCATCTAAATGCTTCTTATCCCACGTCATAATTTGTGGTGGGACGAATCCTATGTAACCGACTTTCACTTTTTGTGATACTCCGTTTGCATCTTGAAAGGTTTTATCTTGGATCACATAAGGAGTAAAGCGATGTTCTCCATTTAACTTTTTGACGTTCGCATTGACAATCGGGAAGTTGGCGCCCGCAATGGTACCGTCAAGGAAGGATAATCCGTAGTTAAATTCATGATTGCCAAGTGTTCCTGCATCGTATTTTAGTTTGTTGAGTGTATGAATAATGGGATGAACCTTTGTTTGATTGATGATGCTGTCTTTTTCATTTTTGTAAACGTATTCTCCAAGAGGGGTTCCTTGAATCAGGTCTCCGTTATCAACAAGGAGTGTATTAGGATGTTGTGAACGGTGTTTTTCAATCAGTTCGGCTGTTCTCGCCAAACCGAATTCATTTGTTTCTTTGTCGCTGTAGTAATCGTAATTCATCATGTTCGCATGAACATCGGTTGTGGCTAAGATGCTGATCTTCACGGCATTGCCGCTTTCTGTTTCTGCATGAGTAGGTACTGCTGGGAGAATGAGACTAATCATCATAATGGAAGTGAGCAGAATAGACAGGTTTTTTTTTCGTTTAGACCTATGCGTATGCTTCTTCACCTGATCTCCGCCTTTCTAATTTTTTTGACCACAATACCTATTGTAGAAATGTTTCGTTAACTTTTGTAGTTATTTTTTGCAGATTATTGTAAAGATAACATAAATCATACGAATTACCTTGTTAAGGGAAAGAGAATGAGTCCAAATGCTTATTTTTGTCATAAGGGGTTTTCTGATAGGGATAGGATGTTTGATTTCACCATGCCCGGGTATAGTGTGTAGTGTAAACGATAATCAAGCAGGAGGGTTTCTACATGGGTAAGAAAATTGCAGTTGTATTAACAGATTACTTTGAGGATGTTGAATTCACCGAGCCTGCAAAAGCTTTTAAAGACGCAGGCCATGACATCACAGTGATTGAAAACGAAAAAGGAAAAACAGTCAAAGGGAAGCAAGGAGAGGCTGAAGTGAGAGTGGATGCGTCCATTGATAACGTGAAGCCAGAAGACTTCGATGCACTTCTCATTCCTGGCGGTTTCTCACCAGACATTCTGCGTGCAGATGAGCGTTACGTCCAATTCACTAAAGCATTTATGGACGAGAAAAAACCTGTGTTTGCGATCTGCCACGGGCCGCAATTGCTTATTACAGCGAAGACGCTGGAAGGAAGAGGCGCAACTGGCTATACATCCATTCAAGTCGATATGGAAAACGCAGGCGCTAAATTTAAAGACGAAGAAGTTGTCGTTTGTCAGGATCAGCTTGTGACAAGCCGTACACCAGACGACATTCCAGCATTTAACCGTGAATCATTAAAACTGCTTGCGAAATAAACAGCAGTTGTTACAGCATAAAAAATCCAGCACTTCATAAAGTGCTGGATTTTCTGCGTGTTGATCAAGAAAAACTGCACGAAGACCACAGGGCAGTTCCCTTTGCACAATTATTTTCGTAAGCTTTTCAGCTCGCTTGCGATGGCTTGCATTTCACTTGGGCTGAATGAAGATTTTTTCATCACCATTTGGTGAAGAAATTCAATATCTTCGTACTTGTCTGGACTGAAGTCCTCGGCTTTGATGACTCCAATGTTCAGCATATTTAGCTTTTGCGAAATGTCTTCAATCAGCTGATTGACTTCAGCCGCTTTTTGCTCTGACAAGGGCGGCACGTCCTTTCCTGCATGTGTGTTGAATAATATGTCTATTTTAACAGAAATGCAAAAGAATAAAAGGGCTATTAAGACAACAAGGAGGTGTTTTTCTCCTTTTTCTCTTCCTTGATCTTATCAATGATTCGTTTTGATTCAAATACCACAACCCCTGATAAACCGATGAGCCCAATTAAGTTTGGAATGGCCATAAGCCCATTTAGCATATCTGCAAAACCCCATACGAAGTCATTCTTAAACACGGCTCCGAAGAAGACAGCAATGACAAACACGATGCGATAATACATGACGTACGAATCTTTCGCCAAATATGTAAAGCATTTCTCTCCATAATACGACCAGCCAATGATCGTTGAATAAGCAAACAAAAGTAACCCGATTGCTACGATAGTTGAGCCAATTGGTCCAAGGAAATGGGCAAAGGATAAAGAGGTCAGTGCATCACTTTTTTCTGTTAAATACATATCTGCCATCACAATGGTAATGCCAGTAATGGAACAAACAATGATTGTATCAATAAATACTTGTGTCATAGACACGAGAGCCTGACGGGCAGGCATATCCGTTTTGGCAGCAGCAGCTGCGATCGGTGCGGAGCCAAGACCAGCTTCATTTGAAAATACTCCACGTGCCACACCCCAGCGAATGACAGTTCCAATCGCACCTCCTGCAACGGCTTGACCAGTAAAGGCATCAGATAAAATGAGCCCAACTGCGCCTGGGACAAGATCAGCATTCATAATAAGAATGATTAATCCACAAATGACGTAAAATAAAGCCATGACTGGTACAAAAATAGAGGTTACACGGCCAATGCTTTTAATTCCGCCTAAAATGACAAGTGCCGTAAAGGCAGTAATAATGATACCTGTCACCCATGTTGGAATTTGAAAGGTAGAATTCATTACCCCTGAGATTGAATTAGACTGCACAAGGTTCCCGATCCCAAAGGCAGCACAGGCACCAAAAATAGCAAATAGCACCCCTAGCCATTTTTGCTTCAAGCCATGCTCTAAATAGTACATAGGTCCGCCAGACATTTCGCCTTTTT encodes:
- a CDS encoding multifunctional 2',3'-cyclic-nucleotide 2'-phosphodiesterase/3'-nucleotidase/5'-nucleotidase, whose protein sequence is MKKHTHRSKRKKNLSILLTSIMMISLILPAVPTHAETESGNAVKISILATTDVHANMMNYDYYSDKETNEFGLARTAELIEKHRSQHPNTLLVDNGDLIQGTPLGEYVYKNEKDSIINQTKVHPIIHTLNKLKYDAGTLGNHEFNYGLSFLDGTIAGANFPIVNANVKKLNGEHRFTPYVIQDKTFQDANGVSQKVKVGYIGFVPPQIMTWDKKHLDGQVQVQDIVESANETIPEMKAKGADVIVALAHTGIEKTASPKGSENMIFDLATKTKGIDAIVSGHQHGTFPSSEYSGVDKFDVSKGTINGIPVVMSKNWGSYLGVIDLTLEPDGSSWKVTDGTGKIEAVAGVSSQNSTVKDAIQTTHQNTLDYVRKPVGKTEADINSFFAQVVDDPSIQIVTDAQKWYAQEKMKDTAYKNLPILSAGAPFKAGGRNGVNYYTNIAKGDLAIKNIGDLYLYDNTVQIVKLKGSEVKDWLEMSAGQFNQIKPNDSKEQPILNEEYRSYNFDVIDGVTYQVDVSQPAKYSTTGTLVNANAHRIKNLSYNGKPVSDNQEFLVVTNNYRASGGGSFPHLTQDKVVLASADENRQVLMDYIIEQKNINPTADQNWSIAPVKGATLTFESSLLAKPFAEKSNSVDFVRNASTDGLGVYKLAFKEDGTTEPPASDNWNLTVMHTNDTHAHLDDAARRATKIKEVRAQSENNILLDAGDVFSGDLYFTKWQGLADLKLMNLMKYDAMTFGNHEFDKGPTVLRQFLTGDASDVDANNRHQFEKPHFPIVSSNVDVSKEKQLRDLVKKPATFKAGEKKEAGIYPYILLDVNGEKVAVFGLTTEDTAITSSSGPNIQFKDAYKKAKETVNTIQTEEKINKIIALTHLGYNRDLELAQKVDGIDLIIGGHTHTLVEKLKVVNKKEPTIVAQVKDYGQFLGKVDMAFDKKGVVQPKESSFDLIPIDDSVKEDADAKAILDQYKADIQDIKTEKVGTTAVLLDGQREHVRAKETNLGNFIADGMLQKAQESAGADLALTNGGGIRGSIEKGDITLGDILAVMPFGNTLYVADLKGSQIKKALEQGLSGIEEGGGAFPHVAGIEYTFTLSKPAGSRLIDVKLKDQKGQLTDLNDEKTYRVATNAFVGTGGDGYSVFTEASHGEDLGYVDYEIFKEQIEKADGQISPVIDHRVKEVFLPRMTGKGAYDIQDNEKFQTYVQHTNKALLYLDKATEAKNVQLSLSKAQVAELKKREQDPNVTIYHDKVGLKLPLSNLSDKSADIRMAKTDKVKNALTESYDFQIKQDQKKVSTFKDPVTLSFTLDEPQKAEKPGVYYVDREKNRYTKTNNGSFENGIVTGETKHFSEYTVLNQSEAAGTAPDQTGEDGGTSAPGGTDPSQDGTGLPGGTLPNTATMMYTAVLIGLLMLASGGILYYYQRKRTRKNISS
- a CDS encoding type 1 glutamine amidotransferase domain-containing protein, which produces MGKKIAVVLTDYFEDVEFTEPAKAFKDAGHDITVIENEKGKTVKGKQGEAEVRVDASIDNVKPEDFDALLIPGGFSPDILRADERYVQFTKAFMDEKKPVFAICHGPQLLITAKTLEGRGATGYTSIQVDMENAGAKFKDEEVVVCQDQLVTSRTPDDIPAFNRESLKLLAK
- a CDS encoding DUF1128 domain-containing protein, yielding MSEQKAAEVNQLIEDISQKLNMLNIGVIKAEDFSPDKYEDIEFLHQMVMKKSSFSPSEMQAIASELKSLRK
- a CDS encoding alanine/glycine:cation symporter family protein, with the protein product MGIIEQFVTTMNNFLWGPPLLILIVGTGIYLTFRVLFIQIRLLPYSLKLAFSKQDKTSEGDISHFQALMTALAATVGTGNIVGVASAVIAGGPGAVFWMWFAAFFGMATKFAEAVLAVKYRVKNEKGEMSGGPMYYLEHGLKQKWLGVLFAIFGACAAFGIGNLVQSNSISGVMNSTFQIPTWVTGIIITAFTALVILGGIKSIGRVTSIFVPVMALFYVICGLIILIMNADLVPGAVGLILSDAFTGQAVAGGAIGTVIRWGVARGVFSNEAGLGSAPIAAAAAKTDMPARQALVSMTQVFIDTIIVCSITGITIVMADMYLTEKSDALTSLSFAHFLGPIGSTIVAIGLLLFAYSTIIGWSYYGEKCFTYLAKDSYVMYYRIVFVIAVFFGAVFKNDFVWGFADMLNGLMAIPNLIGLIGLSGVVVFESKRIIDKIKEEKKEKNTSLLS
- a CDS encoding terpene synthase encodes the protein MIRLNRPLKLRDLEIFSVMKDHMILCYVIIEDTRKPFTEEDRKLDPLCYMDEEDIQAILNVFHISIISDETLNEEDLTLVQSYFADFVNKTNLTNFITREYVLKDLYDVDDEDDTTFFNRMLRHIGSDDVKEFDDRNWIYLSQD